Genomic window (Pseudopipra pipra isolate bDixPip1 chromosome 7, bDixPip1.hap1, whole genome shotgun sequence):
TAACAATGGCCATGAAGATGGCCCAGCCCTTGCCTGCAGCCCTTGAAGAGCCATGAATTAGTTTGGTTTCCTGCTCCTGCTACTCCTGCATTGACACCTGGGGCAGGTTTGGGATCGAGTTGTgttgttttcctcctccacaGTCAGCAGACGATGTGAAACTGCCCCCACCGGGAGCTTTTGCCCTGTGGAGGGAAGGGGGGCTGGGAGATATCCTCTCAAAAATGTTAATTCCTGCTTGGTGGTGCAGAGATTTCTCAGGTCTGCAAAGCCCTGGCAGGTTCAGGAGTTCACTGGCAAACCTGGTAGGCAGTGAGGTGTCCCTTCAGCACCACGTGAAACAGCTTCCCAGGCTGAGTGCCGAGGGAAGCACCTGGAGGTGGACGGAGGAAAGCCACCTCCttggcccccccagccctccagtTCCTGGGGGTGACAGCAGCGGGCCAGGCGGCAGAGTCCTGGTGAGCACCGTGGGCACCTGTGTGTGAGGATGACCAGGGGCAGGGAGCATCCTCCTCCCGTGGGGAGGCACATCGGGCAGAGAGTTTGTTCCTCGGAGATGGGACCGGGCAGGGAGAGGTTTTCTTCCTCTCAGCTAAAAGGCTTTTTGTGGCAAAATAGCCTGCAGGGCCTGGCAGaagctgtattttctttttcttggaagaaatagcaagaaaattGTGCAAGCCTTGCCGCTTTCAGGTGACCGACTTGTCTCTCCTCACCTTTCtccttccagcagcaaaggcGATGCCGGTGGCCAGAGGGAGGGAGCCCAGCAAAGGCcacttctctccttttttttttttttcctccctgaaaaTTGCGCAGCGAGGGCAGAGGTTGCCCCTCGTCTCGCTGCCCTGCGTGAAGTGCTGTGCCGGGAGGGCACCTTTCCCGGTCCCTGCTCTCCGGGTGGGGGGAGGATGCGGCGGCGGTTCCCCGGCTCGTCTCCGCCCCGTCAGCCTGATGTGCTGTGACAGTTCTGCTGAATTGCTGACCCGAGGGGCTGCGAGGGGCTATTTATGGGCAGACAAAGCCGGGGCACACCGGGCAGGAGGCCAGCCGGGGGTGGCCACACCCAGGAGCAGGTCGTTTTTGGGGTTCCTTGGGTGACTCGGTGGAAAAGGCTGTTTGGTGAAGTCGGCAGGGAAATCCCCATGGGAACTGTGGTTTATACGAGAGCAGCCCTCACGCCCCAGTGGTTCGATCCTGTTTGCAGGAGCAGGTTGGGTTTGATGGCAGGAATCTGCACTGAGAACAGCAGGCCCTCCTCTGCTTTTACCCCAGAGCCCAGGTGCTGATAGCAAAGTCTTATTTTTAGCTGTCGGAGTTAAGATTTCCTTTTGCAGAGGTAATATCAAACCATTAAACCAGACCCCTGAGCAGAGGGCAGCACCCTTTAGCTGCTCTCCTGTCAGCCAGGTTTATTTTTATCTCACACCTCTGGCACAGCAGGCTGGGAGCTCGCAGAGGAGGACTGGAGACCTTTAATAATTCATAACTCCTACATTTTGCTCCCAGCGATCGGAAAAGCCGGAAGGGCGCTGGCACAAACCTGCTCCATCCACACCACAGGACCATTGTGGCCCTCTGCTCTTGCGTTGCTCTGCCCcatggcctgtccctgcctgggatTTGTGTTGGGTTCCAGCCTGGGCAGGGGACCCCGGATGGTCCCTCATGGTGGGATGGCATTTGGGGTGAGACAGAGCAAGGCCACGCTCAGGACCGACCCGTGGGTGGACAAACACCTCAACCCTGGTGTCGGCCCATCTGTGTCCACACAGCTCCTGACATCATCCGGGCGGGCTGAGCTCGAGGGGAATTTCCAGAAGCAGGGGATTTGCTGCCCTATCAGTTGTTTTTCTCGTAATATTAGAGCTAGGACATGCTTTGCCTTTGGTTATGGAGCTGAGTCGATCtttgggatggtcctgtgcCTGGTGGAAGAACATTTTGTCCCCAAAGCCTGAGGTGTGTACTGGtgaggctctgcagagcacagcatcCCTCCTTATTCCCACCCCCCTGTGAGCCAGTGCCTGCTGAGGGTGTGGAGGGCTTTGGGATGCAAGGGGAGCCCTGGCAGTGGAAGAGGGGGCCATGTGCCTTTGCCATGTCCTTGCCTTCCCAGCAGAGAAATGCTGTTGCAGGGGGGGCTCCACAGTGGAGATCGAACCACCCTTTCTCTCACAGGTGCCCCTGGGTTCAGCTTTAGACCTGGTGGTCCTGGAAGGCTGAGATGCAGCTGCCTTTTGCAGCACCTGAGTCCTTCGGGACCTGCTCCAAGCGGATGGAGGAGCTGATTTGCGGCAGCTGCTTTGGCAAAGCACAGGGTGAGCCGAGTTTTACAGAGCCTGGTTTTGTTTATGTGCTGGTGGCTGTTGCCTTCTGAGTTGCTGCTCAGTCTCTGCTCACAGCTTTGCTCCCCGTGACAGCTTTTTGGGCCATTAAATTGCTTCCAGGGTCCACTTGTTCCTGTTGCATCTGagcctgtcagctctgtggcacgTGTAGcacaggagctgggaaaggcaaATCCAAAAGAGCTCTTGCCCTCTCTGAGCACTGGCAGGCTGCAGTGGTGCTGCAGCTGGTGCCTCACACCTTTCCTTCCACATCCCAGGGGGAGCAGCTGGTTTAGCAGCAGGCAAATGCTGTCCTCTGTCCTCATGGTGCTGGCAAGAAGCTTCCCAGCTTTCCTGCAGCTTCCTCTGTCTCCTGGACAGGCCTGTCATGCGCAGGCTTTTAATATTATCCACCCTAAAATATCCTCAGGATTTGTTCTCTTGGGGAGCACAGAGCAAAATTTGCAGACACATCTTTTAGTTAAACTGAGTGACAGATTTCCTCATCTGTATGGATTGTGCATCGACCACTATTAGATCTCGGATGTCTGTGTTTGTATCCATGTGTTTTCCGTGTTGTTTTTCTCCCACTGTGAGCTGTGACTTGCCTTAATTTGGTTGAATAAACTCACTGTGTTGCTGAACTGTAACAAGACATCATTGACTGAGCTAAATCCTTCAAAATGGCACATTCCTCATCCTGGAAGAGTGGAGGGCAGacttttgctgctgttggtCCTGCAGAGCTCCGGGCTTGGGGCAGAGCGactggaaaactggaaaaggagctggggtgctggtgacagtggctggacatgagcccagtggctgagggagttgggggggctcagcctggagaaaaggaggctcagggggggaacttctggctctgcaactccctgacaagagaggggagccgggggggggggtcaggctctgctcccagggaacaagggacaggaggagagggaacggcctcaagttgtgccaggggaggtttagattgaatgttagggaaaatttcttaactgaaagggtggtcaggcattggcacaggctgcccaggaaataTCCCTAGAAATGTTCAAAAGACTTGTGGattggcacctggggacatgggttagtggcggacttggcagtgctgggggaacggttggactggatgatcttggcTGTCTTTTCCAACTTCAACAATTCCGTGATTTTATGACTCTGATGCCTACCTGCTTTAAGGATCCCCGGCTTTAACTGCTTATTACTTGTAGGTCATTAAagttccaggaggaaaaaagaatggaaaaaaaaaaaacaacaaaccaaaacagttCAGGGTACTGGGGAAAATGTCCTGTTAAAATCGGCTCTTTGAGGGGTGAAGCAAAGGGCTGTGACTCCATGGTggcttctcctggcacagcatTGTCCAGCTTTGCAGCCAGGTCCACTTTTGGGCTGTTCAAGGCGGTGAGTTGTGtgtgctcctgcagcactgatgtcccttccctttccttcgTGCAGTGGCTCTGAAGAATGGTGGTGCCAAAGAGGCGGAGAGGGATGGAGACTGCGGCAACGGACCCGCTCCAGCCTCGGCAGCCGTGCCGGAGGGAGAGCTGCTCCTACAGGTTAGTGCTCCTCACTGGCCACCTCTCTCTCGCAAATACCTTCAAGGGATTTTCCTCTTGGCCCTTTTCCAGCTCGTTTGAGTTTTGCCCTAAAAGCAGGCTGTTCTGTTGCTGGTGGCAGGTGTTTTGGTGAAGCCGTGGTTCTGTGTGGTGTAGCTCTCTGTGCTTGTGACTGAGCAGAGGTGTAAGACCTCCTCAGGTCCCTGGGGAAGAAACTGtgttgctgctctcctgcttttcccatcGTTCCTGGAGAAAAATTGCATCTGTAAATTGTCCATGTGTAGGAAACATCTTGGTAGAAGCACTGCTGGATTTCTGAGCACAGAGATTCATCTCTGTTTCTTCACTCTCTTGTGTAAATGTGCCATAGGTGTTATGTGGGAGCCAGGGTGTTTGAGTGCTGTTTTCAGCATGGGCACACTGGTCCTAACTCAAGCATGTTGTGCAAACACTGgtgaaaacagggaagaaaatctCATGGGAGTCTTTCCTGATTTTGCGGCAGTGATGCCACTCAGTACGTAGACAGGTGCTGAGTGTGTGCTCAGCCCACAGTCCCAGGGTGTATCCCAGGAGCTCTGCCAGAGCTCCCTTGGTGATGCTGGAGACAAGGCTGGGGATGCTGCAGCATGGTTGGCTGAGCCTGCTGCTTCCATGGTTTATTCAGAGATGCAGGAGATGACCTTCTGTCTCCAAACTGTGCACAGTGAATAGGAGGAGGTCAGGCTCTGgcagtgcaaggtcctgcaaGGACACAGgtctctcctccctgcctggcacccgggcacaggctgcagctctgaCCCCTGCCTGGCTGGCCTCCAGCATGGGACAAGCAtgctgggcagccccagctcccctccAAACGCTCACTCAGCAGGAATTGTAATTACTGTCCTGCTGGAGAGCTGAGGAGCAAGGATCTCCATGTCTAGGGAGAGAAGTGCTAAAGCCAGGCTAGTCAACAAGCAAAAAACTGAGGGGTTTCCCTCAGGATGTAACAAAACTGCTCAGCAGGGCTTGCTGGGGGTTGATTCCTGCTCATTAActcctcccagagctggatgctaTCCTTTTAGAGGTACCAAGCTGGGCATTAAAAGCTCTGGGTGTAGGTTTGGCTCTCCCAGGGGTCTGTCAGTGGGATTCTGGATGTGGCAGGGGCTCTGAATCTGCCTTCTTGCCCCAAGGAGATGCTCCTACATGTTTATAAACCTACTTCCATCCAATCCATCACCTCTGATGTCCAAAGTTCCTTTGTCTCTTGGTCCACTCTGactcttcccttctcctcctctgaaATTGCTCAAAGGGTTAAAGTGCATTTGGCAGCACTAATTAACCTCTGCAGCAGATTCCCACACACTGAGATCAACCCCAGTAAATAGAGAGAGCATTTGTGCCCGGAataaagggaaggagaggggggagaaaCACCGACCTTGACAATGAAACAGGAGTTGGCAGCAACAATAGCTGGACTTGGCTGAGCCTGCACACCAGACCCTAATTAATCCTGATGTCTGTGCATTATGGAATGGAGGaagcagccagggctggctaCTGTGGCTTCCCTGCCAGGTTAGTGGTACAGGATGGTTTTGGCTCTGGGGCTTCTGGGGTCCACATGCAAGACCCTGCCTTGCAGAGGGCTCCTGCTTCCTGCTGGCAGTGTGTCCCCACGGGGACCTGTTTCCCTTAGGGAGGGGTGGCCACGGGGTGCTGTCAGGGCAGTGAAAGCTCTTTGGCTTCTGGGGAGGTAAACCAGTGATTTTCATGGGTTTTCATGACCTTTGCTCTTAGGCAGCACTGTGGGCTTGAAGGTTTAAACTGGCTGTCTGTCAGGATCGTTTCAGAGTTGGGGAAACTGAGTCACAGTGATTTCTATCACTTGGGCTCAGGGAGGACTCCTGTGGGCctgctctctgccctggcagggggatGACGAGGTCTTCAAAGCGCTGGGCTCTGTGCCACAGAGGCTTGCAAAGGTtggtgctgtgcctgcagcactTAAGGATGCTTCCCTGGATCCTGCCAGTGCCTGTGTCAGCAGTGGTCTTCTGCCTGTCAGCTCCTGCCTGgtgccagagagcagggatGAAAAGCCATGCCCCCTGGGACAGCAGCTGCACTCCCAAACTGGTAGGGAAGCTCCTCTGCCCCTTGTAGTCTTTTCCAGGTGCAAAGACTCGGCCTGTCCTCCCTCctgcttaaaaagaaattggCATTTCAGAAGTCAGATGGTTTTGCTGCAGtttcaaaaaacaaacccttttACCTTTTCCATTTCCACTGGTTGAGGCTCTCTCAACACTGGGTTGGCCACTTCggggagggagagggcaggggagACAACACCTTCCTTGGCCTTGCTCTTTGCACTCCATGGTCCTCCTCTGGCACCTGGGGAGGACAGGAGGGATGCAGACAAGGCCAGGACTGGGTAGGTTTCTCCCAAACCAGTATCCCCATCCACAAGTAGCAGCAGGGAATGCCCAGCCAATGCTGGCACCACTATGGTGGGTTTGCTCTCCCCTGAACATCCCctggcttttccagcctcatgCAGCCACACACGGCTgccaggaccctcctgggccATGAGAAAGGTAGGACCTATGAGAGCAGAGCCACCTGGCTAGACACAGCACTAATGCAGCCAACATGAAATGCTGGTTTGATTCCGGGTTGTTGGAAGGGCTCATTTCCACCAGAATGGACCAGTTCCTGATGGTGTTCACTCCTGTTCTGCAAGCAGGTCAGAGATTTTTATTTGCTCTTCACATAGGATGAGTGTAAATATCCTCCAAAGCTGAGTCTGAGTGAATGCTCCCAGGATGGAAGCAAAGTTTTCCATCAGTTTGGATTGGGATACGCTCGGGCAGCTGTATGGAAGAGCTGCATGACCTCAGGGAAACCCAGCAGAAGGTGCTGTCTGTGgtggctcagctccctgccagctggggccaGCCAGGACTGGGGTGACCAGTGTCCTGCTGGGCAAGAGTGATGTGAGTGTGACAGGTATGTCTCCTCTCTCCCACAGGCACTGAATGGCTTCGTGCTGGTGGTGACATCAGAAGGGCTGATATTTTACTCCTCGCATACGATTCAGGACTATCTGGGATTTCATCAGGTCAGTGGGACTCCTCTGGCTCGCTGTGGTAGGTTTGCAGAGTTGAGTTTTTCCTTGGTGGTGGAGAAGAGCCCCAAGTTCCCTGCTAGGAAGAGGCTCTGCAGGGGTCACGGGGTCTCAGGGGGTTGTTTGAGGCTTTTCCTTGGTCTTGTGAATTTGGACCCCGTATTGCCAGACGTGGTCACTGATAGGTGACAAAGGACTTCTTTGGCCCACAGATGGACTTCTTTGGTCTACCAGCCATGTTGATGGGCCATGAGGTTTCATGGCCATGGTGAGACGTCTGGGGTTCCCTGCCCAGTTTGCCTTGGGCACCGACTCCTTTGGTGGCTCTGGTAAATCCCATGAGGCTCCGATGCTTTTTGGTTATCTTGGGCACCCCGGTAAGCTGGAAGGCACTAGATCAGGTTTACAGGGAAGCGGGACTTACCTGCAGTCCCTCAGTTGCTGTGGTTTGGTGTTGCTCCCACACAGCTGGCTATCCCCAGCATCTACGATAGATGAGGACTGTCCACCTGAGCAAAGGGAGCAGGTACCAGAGCCTTATTCTTTCAGGAATAGTGTAGGGATAAGgtggctttgctgctgttttgttcCCAAACCATGTTACAGGGGTGAGAGTGTAACAGGGAAGCTGTATTGGCTCTTTAGGACTGGGAGGGAGGTCAGGCCCAATGTGGGCAAGGGGTCCTTAGAGCCAGGTGTGCTGTCTGTTCCCACTGGCATCAGTGTTGGTGGAAGGCCTCATTTGGCCAGCTGGGGCCCTGACGGGCTGTTTTCAGATGGGACATGAAAACtggcagccaggctgcagagctCACAGGTTGCATTTTCCCTCCAGACAGATGTCATGCACCAGAGTGTCTTCGAGCTCATCCACACCGAGGACCAGCCGGAATTCAGGCGCAACCTCCACTGGGCCCTCAACCCACCACACGCTCCCGAGGGTGAGCCTTCCCCAGGAGGTAAATGTAGGTTGGCATCCTAGTGGGCATGAGATGTGTGGCTCCCCAGGTACACAGTGGGAGCAGAGCTTGCTGCCACTACTTGCCTATGTCTGCGTGGCTCAAGCCATGGCTTCATCCAAACATTGTGGCTTTTCCCGAGTTTCTGTTGCTGTGATCACTGCAAACTGATGCAGTGCCCAATGCTGGGGACCTCCAGCCCTTTCTAGGGATCTCCAGCCATCACTGGGGTGAATCCTTGCTTGATCTTCTCTCAGTCCATCTCTTCCACAGGGGGGAAAAGCCTTGGCTCTTCTGCTGTGATCTACAAGCCGGATCAGCTGCCCCCAGAAAACTCCTCCTTCCTGGAAAGGAGCTTTGTGTGCCGTTTTCGCTGCCTCCTGGACAATTCCTCTGGCTTCCTGGTGAGTGCAGACCCTCCACAGCAGGAGGGTGGGACAGGCTCATGCCAGGGGTTCATATCACTGCTGAAGCAAGTTACTCTTGGAAGACCTTTCTACCATGTGCAGTATCTGCCTGTCTCAGCAAGGAGACTTCCCGTTTTCCACAGGCTTGGTCTGTACCTGCAGCCTCTCCATGTGTGTCTTGTTCCTCTCCTCTCAGACATACTGAATCCTGAACAAAAGTGCTTTTCCACCATGTGTTTAACTTGGTTTTTCTGTTAAAGACGTGTCTTTAAACCGAGTAGGTGATGttcatccctcctcctctctgctgcagagcacTGGATTTGGAAGGACAGGTCacaagggtggtgaggccctggcacagcttgcccagagaagctgtggctgccgcATCCCtgctgaaagtgttcaaggccaggttggatggggctagtggaaggtgtcccagcccatggcaggggcttggaatgagatgattcTTAAGGTGCttccaaaaccaaaccattctacgattCAGTGATTCTATTTACACCAACTCTGCAGACAGACATCTTGCTTTcagtgcagctctgctccctctcttctctcttcatcCGCTTTTCTGCACGATACTgagcttttcttctcttcccaggCTTTAAACCTGCAAGGCAGGCTGAAATTCCTTCATGGGCAGAACAAAAGGTCCGAAGACGGGTCTGCACTGCCCCCCCAGCTCGCTCTCTTCGCCATCTCCACCCCGCTGCAGCCCCCGTCCATCCTGCAGATCCGCACCAAGAACATGATCTTCAGGACCAAGCACAAGCTGGACTTCACCCCCTTGGCGTGTGATGCCAAGtaagcagcagagctggtttgAGGGGTGGTGCTGTGGGCTTCCAGCGCTGCATCCCCCGGCACAGCCGTGAGCTGGGTGCGTTCCCCGTCCCCTGCAGGGGGAAGATCGTCCTGGGCTACACGGAGGCGGAGCTGCGGATGTGCGGCACCGGCTACCAGTTCGTGCACGCCGCCGACACGCTGTACTGCGCCGAGAACCACGTCAGGAGTAAGAGGCCCTGCCCTGGCCACTTGTGCCCACCCCTAGTGCTGAGGAGTGGGCTGGGACCACGGGCAGCTCCCTTGGCTGCCGTGTCAAGCCCAGGGGCTCTTTCCCTGTAGGATGCTTTACTGTATGCTTTGCTGTGGGGctcctgtcactgcagggaGCTTGGGGTGGAGATATCAAGCTCTTAGAGactgtccaaaggaggcaacaaagatggtgaagggcctggaggggaagccatgggaggacactgagggcacttggtgtgttcagttgaagaagaggagactgaggggagacctcactgcagttccaccttcctggggaggggcagaggaggggcagggactgagctctgctctggggggaccagggacaggacccagggaatggcctgaagttgtgtcagggcagggtcaggttggatctcaggcaaaggttcttcccccagagggtggttggcactgcccaggctccccagggcagtgggcacagccccaaggctgccagagctccaggagggtttggatgatcctctggggcacagggtgtgactcttggggatgggcctgtgcaggacaaagggttggacttgatgacccttgtgggtccctttcagcTCAGCATGTTCTGGGATCCTGTGAGTGCAGGCAGGGGTATTTGGCTGGCCACAGGTGTCCCCTGTGTGTGCCAGCCACGCTCCTGCTCTGACCCCAGCTGCTTATCCTGGCTGGAAAGGGCAGTGTCACCAGAGGCAGCCATGCCTCTGGTGAGGTGGTGGCAGCCCTCAGCACATGTGCTTCCTCCTGGCAGTGATGAAGACGGGGGAGAGCGGGCTGACGGTGTTCCGGCTGCTGACGAAGGAGAACCGCTGGAAGTGGGTGCAGGCCAATGCTCGGCTCGTCTACAAGAACGGCAAACCCGAGTACATCGTGGTCACCCAGAGACCCCTCGTGTACGTGCCAGTGGGGGCAGCCCAGGCTGGGAGGGGGACAGGCAGGCTGTTTCCATCGCTGTGGGCTCTGGGATGCCCCGAGCAGGGCAGGATGTTGGATCTGTTGTTGCTTCTTGTGCCTTTTAAAGGAGCAGCCATAGGATACCATGCTGTCATGCTGTTCAGCCATGTCCCCCTCTGCAAGGCCACCCTTCAAGGACGGGGTGATGCTTGGTTATGCTGGAGATGTGGGGttttatgtgtatgtgtataaaaatgtgtgtgtatttgtatgtaAATGCATGCTGGTTGTAGCAAAGGGGCTTTGGCTTGCAGGGACCAGAATTATCCATTGCAGAAGCACTTTGTGTGGTGTATTTGTGCACGTGTAAGCCATAGTCTGctcttcctgccctgcagagatgAAGAAGGAGGAGAGCACCTTCAGAAACGGTCCATGCATCTTCCATTCACCTTTGCCACAGGAGAGGCACTCCTATACCAAAGTGCATACCCTCTCCTGGGCTTCCCTGATCCTTTCCAgagcaaagggaaaaccagCAAGTCCAAGAAgacctcctgcagccctggaggGCGCTCCCAGAAGAATGGTGTTGACCCCAGTTCTCTGCTGGGCGCTGTGATGCGACAGGACAAGGTGGTGTACGCCTCCCACCCAGCTCCCACTCCTaacccctcctgcagcagcagtttcCACCTCGAGGATGTGTCCGTGCCAGATGCAGGAAGGGATACCTGGAGTATGAGTGCTGCTCCAGTTTCTTCAAGGGGGAACAGCCTcaaagaggagctgctggattCGCAACAGGACCCTCTCTTGGCCACCCTGGACTCACTGTCAATTAAGAGCGACGAGAGCTGTTCCAACAACGAGCTCTTCAGTGCACTGGAGGGGCTGGGGTTGAACGCAGAGGacctggagctcctgctgctggatgaGAAGATGGTGATGGTCAATGTGGACCCAGAGcactccccatccctgaaagaCAGCCTGACCAGCAACCAGATTCTCTCCTACATCCACAGCCCTCCAGTGGACAAGCACGAGGGAGGGCAACAGGCATGTCCCCTGCCAGGCCTGTCCCCAAGCCCACGGGGAGCCCCTGCTCCGTCCCACACTCTGTCTCACGCAGAGAGTGAGGACCTGCCACAGGGCGTggtgcagcccagccctgccctgggccagcTCCCTGTCCAGCTGTGGGAACAGCCCCTCCAcgctgtgccagggctgctgccagaGGGGGAAGGGCCGTCGGATGGCTCTGGCTCACAGTGGAGACCAGCTGGGGAGGAGGCTCTGCTCCGCTTCCTCCAGCCAGCGCAGGGCATCCCATGGGACAAGGCCCCCAGCtcacccccaggagccccctgcaggcaggagccacCCAGGGCTCGGTGGCTTGAGGGTGACTATCCAGCCGTGCAGCCCATCCAGGAGGATGCTCACGGGtccttctccctgcccagccagtgCCAGGACCGTGTGGGACGCCCCGGCTGGCCGAAACACCGTCACTCACTGCTGAACGGGCTGTGTGGCCACAGCCCCGACTCCCCTCCACacctccttcccagcagcagcagcagccccagcccgtGGCAGGACTATGTTTCCCCACTCCTGGGGTCTCCAGCTCAGCCTGGTTTTTATGGCATCACCCAAGACTTCACCTCCCAGCACCAGGGCTGCTTGGGTCCAGGGCCCGGCCTGCTGCCACAGCACTTCAACCTGAACGGATCATGCAGCGTGGAAACCACAGGCAGCGGGGACTCCCGGGAGGAGATGGCTCTGTACcccagtttttttcccccttcctacCAGCTTATTCCCGAAAAGCAGCTGAGCCCTGTTCCCTCCATGCCGCAGCACCCTTTCCCGAGCTCAGCTGCAGGGCACTTCAGGAACATCGGCAGCCATCTGGAGACCCTGAATTCCTGCGGGCCGTACACCTCTGCTCTGAGCCAGGAGGGCAGGCACAGGGTAAGGGTACACCTCTGCTCTGAGCCAGGAGGGCAGGCACAGGGTAAGGGTACACCTCTGCTCTGAGCCAGGAGGGCAGGCACAGGGTAAGGGCCTGTCTGCACTCTGGGGTccagtgttttctgtgctggtatTGCCCGGGAGCCTTGGCACTGGGAGGCACACACTGACTGGTAAGTACATGGAAATGGCCTTGCTCTAGCTACTGCATGGCCAGAAAGGGAGGTTTTAGTGGCTTTTCTTTGCTCCAAGAGTTGAAGAGCAAAAGACCAGCCTGTGAGTTCGTTTGGAGGTGGCCATTCCTCACTCTGATTtccatattttttgtttaattgctGTTTCTGTATAAGGAGTGGTTCCAGCCAGGCACTGGTGAGCTGTGATGGTGGTACAAAGCACGTGTGAGATGATATTCTGTAGCATCAGGTCTTTCCTTTGTGAAAGCATCCCCTGGCCTGTGCACAACCCCTGTGGAGAGCCcacctggctgctgctgagccctcCAGCATCCCAAGGCCAGGACCACAGCACTGGGTCTGAGTGTCACCTGCACCTCAGCTCCTCCCATTCCACACCTCCTCCCATTCCACACCACCTCCAACTCGTATGCCAGGCACCTTCTCACTCTGTTGAAGAGCTTCACTCTGGCCCTGCCTGGGAGTGTGTAGAACCAGCCCTGACACATCTCTAGAGTTTGGTGGCCACATCATGCTTTCAACTTGCCAGGAGTGCAGGTGCAGGACCGGGCACTGCTTCAGGTGCAGCCGAGGTGCTCGTGGTTTCCCATGATCCACAGGGCTGGGATACCTGCCCAGGCAGGTCTGTAGGTGAGAACCAGTGCCAGCAACGGGTCAGCATTTGcaggagaggccctgggggaaggctgggatgtGCATGGGGtggctgccctgctccccctcctgccagccccctCTGGGATCAGCCTGACCAGTGCTAATAACCCCCTGCAAAGGGCCTCACCcctgctttctctctcttctagACCCACAGCAGCCATGGtttgcccagctctcccatGGGACTCCCTGAAGAACACCCGGTGCTGGGAGGAAGCCTGGCACCCCCCTGCCAGCCTCAGCCCCAGGCAGAAGTGCT
Coding sequences:
- the LOC135416928 gene encoding aryl hydrocarbon receptor-like isoform X2, giving the protein MYAGRRRRKPLPRPTRPGAAEGGSSNPSKRHRERLNRELERLAGLLPFPPDVVAGLDKLSVLRLSAGFLRARSFFGVALKNGGAKEAERDGDCGNGPAPASAAVPEGELLLQALNGFVLVVTSEGLIFYSSHTIQDYLGFHQTDVMHQSVFELIHTEDQPEFRRNLHWALNPPHAPEGGKSLGSSAVIYKPDQLPPENSSFLERSFVCRFRCLLDNSSGFLALNLQGRLKFLHGQNKRSEDGSALPPQLALFAISTPLQPPSILQIRTKNMIFRTKHKLDFTPLACDAKGKIVLGYTEAELRMCGTGYQFVHAADTLYCAENHVRMMKTGESGLTVFRLLTKENRWKWVQANARLVYKNGKPEYIVVTQRPLVDEEGGEHLQKRSMHLPFTFATGEALLYQSAYPLLGFPDPFQSKGKTSKSKKTSCSPGGRSQKNGVDPSSLLGAVMRQDKVVYASHPAPTPNPSCSSSFHLEDVSVPDAGRDTWSMSAAPVSSRGNSLKEELLDSQQDPLLATLDSLSIKSDESCSNNELFSALEGLGLNAEDLELLLLDEKMVMVNVDPEHSPSLKDSLTSNQILSYIHSPPVDKHEGGQQACPLPGLSPSPRGAPAPSHTLSHAESEDLPQGVVQPSPALGQLPVQLWEQPLHAVPGLLPEGEGPSDGSGSQWRPAGEEALLRFLQPAQGIPWDKAPSSPPGAPCRQEPPRARWLEGDYPAVQPIQEDAHGSFSLPSQCQDRVGRPGWPKHRHSLLNGLCGHSPDSPPHLLPSSSSSPSPWQDYVSPLLGSPAQPGFYGITQDFTSQHQGCLGPGPGLLPQHFNLNGSCSVETTGSGDSREEMALYPSFFPPSYQLIPEKQLSPVPSMPQHPFPSSAAGHFRNIGSHLETLNSCGPYTSALSQEGRHRTHSSHGLPSSPMGLPEEHPVLGGSLAPPCQPQPQAEVLPDHPHASSGDFCL